A single genomic interval of Chlorogloeopsis sp. ULAP01 harbors:
- a CDS encoding peptide ABC transporter substrate-binding protein, with protein MMFNFKKISKAQIIALSCIGVSFLSACSSPTTQDSTSVGGNSNTLRLLYWQAPTILNPHLAQGNKDFEGSRVTYEPLATYNKDGKLILFLAAEIPTVENGGIAKDGTSVTWKLKQGVKWSDGQPFTAQDVVFTYNFLSNPAVGATSTAYYEAVKNVEAVDNYTVKINFKNINPAWSLPFVGENGMILPRHIFEKYNGSNAREAPGNLLPVGTGPYRVVQFKPGDIIIYEPNPVFREASQPLFKRVELKGGGDATSAARAVLQTQNADFAWNLQVEAPILKQLEAAGQGKLQASFGAEVERILLNQTDPNQATQEGERSSLKYPHPFFSERKVRQAFSYAINRDTIAKQLYGAIGRPAVNLLVAPDIYNSPNTKYEFNLQKAAALLDEAGWKDTNGNGIRDKNGKEVSVLFQTSVNPLRQKTQEIVKQALTSIGVRVELKSIDPSIFFSADPANPDTTLHFYADMQMFTTGNNSPDPGAYMKSWTCDEIPQKKNNWSRQNTSRYCNRQYDALWKQSATELNPQKRQQLFIQMNDLLIQDGAVIPLIVRANVVGVNNRLVGVDTTPWDADTWNIKDWRRK; from the coding sequence ATGATGTTTAACTTCAAAAAAATAAGCAAAGCCCAGATCATTGCCTTGTCATGCATCGGTGTATCCTTCTTGTCTGCCTGTTCTTCTCCCACCACCCAAGATTCTACTTCTGTCGGGGGCAATAGCAATACTTTACGACTTCTCTACTGGCAAGCACCAACTATCCTCAATCCCCATCTCGCCCAGGGTAACAAAGACTTTGAGGGTAGTCGAGTCACTTACGAACCCCTTGCTACTTATAACAAAGATGGTAAATTAATCCTTTTCCTCGCTGCGGAAATTCCTACTGTTGAGAATGGTGGCATAGCGAAAGACGGTACTTCAGTAACTTGGAAACTTAAGCAGGGGGTTAAGTGGTCTGATGGTCAACCTTTTACAGCACAAGATGTGGTTTTCACTTATAATTTTCTTTCTAACCCAGCTGTAGGTGCTACTAGTACTGCCTATTATGAAGCTGTTAAAAACGTTGAAGCTGTTGACAATTATACCGTCAAAATCAATTTTAAGAATATCAATCCGGCTTGGTCGTTACCTTTTGTCGGTGAAAATGGGATGATTCTGCCCCGCCATATCTTCGAGAAATATAACGGCTCTAACGCTAGGGAGGCTCCGGGTAATTTACTTCCTGTCGGCACTGGTCCTTACCGAGTGGTGCAATTCAAGCCCGGTGATATTATCATCTATGAGCCAAATCCTGTGTTTCGAGAAGCCAGTCAGCCTTTATTTAAACGAGTAGAACTCAAGGGTGGTGGTGATGCAACTTCGGCTGCTAGAGCAGTACTTCAGACACAAAACGCAGATTTTGCTTGGAATCTTCAGGTAGAAGCTCCCATTCTCAAGCAACTAGAAGCAGCAGGTCAAGGTAAACTACAAGCTAGCTTTGGCGCTGAAGTAGAGCGGATTTTGCTTAATCAGACAGATCCCAACCAGGCAACGCAGGAGGGTGAACGCTCAAGTCTCAAATATCCCCATCCCTTTTTTAGCGAGCGCAAAGTTCGTCAGGCTTTTAGCTATGCTATTAATCGCGATACTATTGCCAAACAATTATATGGTGCGATCGGTCGTCCTGCTGTAAATCTCTTAGTCGCACCTGATATTTATAATTCACCAAATACTAAATACGAATTTAACTTGCAAAAAGCTGCTGCCTTACTAGATGAGGCTGGATGGAAAGATACAAATGGCAATGGCATCCGGGATAAAAATGGCAAGGAAGTGAGTGTTCTTTTCCAAACTTCAGTTAACCCATTGCGGCAGAAAACTCAAGAAATTGTTAAACAAGCATTAACATCTATTGGCGTCAGGGTAGAACTCAAAAGTATCGATCCGAGTATTTTCTTCTCAGCCGATCCTGCAAATCCAGATACCACTCTTCACTTCTATGCTGATATGCAAATGTTTACCACAGGTAATAACAGCCCAGATCCAGGTGCATACATGAAGAGTTGGACTTGTGATGAAATCCCTCAGAAAAAGAATAATTGGTCGCGGCAAAACACTTCACGTTACTGCAATCGTCAATATGATGCACTGTGGAAACAGTCTGCAACTGAGTTAAATCCCCAAAAGCGTCAACAGCTATTTATTCAGATGAACGATCTATTAATTCAAGATGGGGCAGTTATTCCTT